In one window of Desulforhabdus amnigena DNA:
- a CDS encoding efflux transporter outer membrane subunit, which produces MLAYGCAVGPDFVRPKPPAVSRYTQGKQPTETVSADGQAQVFEYGANITEDYWRMFKSPPLNAMIREAIEENPGLQSAQARLRQSQENLRAGYGVFFPQIGGSFDATRQKFSPQKFGSSSPSNIFNLFTASATISYVLDVFGGQRRTIESLSAQVDQQNYTTQAAYLTLTGNIVNAAIAQAAYRAEIEASEQIISFEKELVELTETQAQAGTVPYVNVLSLKSQLLATEATLPTLKKNLDQSLHLLAALLGRASGEWLPPPLTLEDFALPANLPITLPSELVRRRPDILASEAQVHTASANVGVATAAMFPSFTLSGELGQNSSDITRLFDSAGTIWTVGTNMASPLFQGGTLWFQRRAAIEAYQASLSDYRQVVINALQQVADTLRGVEHDAETLRAQSEALVIAEENLNLVKANYEAGLVNYLQMLTADNQYQQAKLGYIQAKALRLQDTAALFVALGGGWWNAEAKPAGE; this is translated from the coding sequence ATGCTTGCCTACGGATGTGCGGTGGGCCCCGATTTCGTGCGCCCCAAACCTCCTGCAGTGTCCCGGTATACCCAGGGGAAACAACCTACCGAAACGGTATCGGCTGATGGCCAGGCACAAGTTTTTGAATATGGCGCAAATATTACCGAAGACTACTGGCGGATGTTCAAATCTCCTCCGCTGAATGCAATGATCAGGGAAGCCATAGAGGAAAACCCCGGACTTCAGTCGGCACAGGCACGCCTTCGCCAAAGCCAAGAAAATCTTCGAGCCGGTTACGGCGTATTTTTTCCACAGATTGGTGGAAGCTTCGACGCCACCAGGCAGAAATTCTCACCCCAGAAGTTCGGCAGTTCTTCACCCAGCAATATCTTTAACCTCTTTACCGCCTCGGCTACCATATCCTATGTCCTGGATGTGTTCGGCGGACAGCGCCGCACCATCGAGAGCCTTTCGGCCCAGGTGGATCAACAGAATTATACCACCCAGGCCGCCTATCTCACTCTTACGGGCAATATCGTCAATGCGGCCATCGCACAAGCCGCCTATCGCGCCGAAATAGAGGCCTCGGAGCAAATCATCTCCTTTGAAAAGGAACTGGTCGAACTTACTGAAACTCAGGCACAAGCGGGAACCGTGCCGTACGTCAATGTCCTCAGCCTCAAGTCACAGCTTCTAGCCACTGAGGCCACTCTTCCTACGCTCAAAAAAAACCTCGATCAGAGTCTGCATCTCCTGGCGGCGCTGCTGGGGCGCGCCTCTGGAGAGTGGCTTCCTCCGCCTCTCACTTTGGAGGACTTCGCTCTTCCTGCCAACCTTCCCATAACTCTCCCATCCGAGCTTGTGCGCCGCCGCCCCGATATTCTGGCATCAGAAGCTCAAGTCCACACCGCCAGCGCCAACGTCGGAGTCGCAACCGCCGCCATGTTTCCGAGTTTCACTTTGAGTGGAGAGCTGGGGCAGAACAGTTCCGACATCACCAGGCTTTTTGACAGCGCCGGGACCATATGGACAGTGGGTACCAACATGGCATCTCCGCTCTTTCAAGGGGGAACTTTGTGGTTTCAGAGGCGTGCCGCCATTGAGGCCTATCAGGCATCGCTCTCAGATTACCGGCAGGTTGTCATCAACGCCCTTCAGCAGGTGGCCGATACCCTTCGCGGAGTAGAACACGATGCCGAAACGCTCCGTGCACAGTCCGAAGCGCTTGTTATTGCCGAGGAAAATTTGAACCTGGTGAAGGCGAACTACGAGGCCGGTTTGGTCAACTATCTCCAAATGCTTACGGCAGACAACCAATACCAGCAGGCAAAGCTCGGCTACATCCAGGCAAAAGCGCTCCGTCTGCAGGATACCGCCGCGCTCTTTGTCGCCTTGGGCGGAGGTTGGTGGAACGCTGAAGCCAAACCTGCAGGGGAATGA
- the pdhA gene encoding pyruvate dehydrogenase (acetyl-transferring) E1 component subunit alpha, which produces MKTKTTKKTKAAVVDRDHALHLLRSMIRIRRLEEKCAELYSAMKIRGFLHLYDGEEAVAVGVLEALTLDDAVVATYREHGHALIRGLSAGCILAEMYGKQEGCSRGRGGSMHLFDAKTRLYGGNAIVGGGLPIAVGLALADKMQKRPHVTCCFFGDGAVAEGEFHESMNLASLWKLPVLFICENNLYAMGTALKYTQAVRDLARKAASYDVASAAVDGMDVLAVEAAAKKAVEAVRSGEGPHFLECLTYRFRAHSMFDPELYRSKAEVEEWKKRCPIETFIQRLKSEGLMSDADLEEIERDIAREINEAVAFAEACTWEPLEDLTRFVYSERRIP; this is translated from the coding sequence ATGAAAACGAAAACCACCAAAAAAACAAAGGCCGCAGTTGTGGACCGTGACCATGCATTGCACCTGCTGCGCTCTATGATTCGCATCCGGCGCCTGGAGGAGAAGTGCGCCGAACTCTACAGCGCCATGAAGATACGGGGTTTTTTACACCTTTATGACGGTGAGGAGGCAGTGGCCGTCGGGGTCCTGGAAGCACTGACTCTGGACGATGCCGTTGTGGCCACCTACCGGGAGCACGGCCATGCGCTGATAAGAGGCCTTTCGGCGGGCTGTATTCTGGCGGAGATGTACGGAAAACAGGAAGGCTGCAGCCGCGGTCGAGGCGGTTCCATGCATCTTTTCGACGCCAAGACTCGGCTTTACGGAGGCAATGCCATCGTTGGCGGCGGTCTTCCCATCGCCGTCGGGCTGGCACTGGCGGACAAGATGCAGAAAAGGCCGCACGTCACGTGCTGCTTTTTCGGAGACGGAGCCGTCGCCGAAGGGGAATTCCATGAAAGCATGAACCTGGCCTCCCTGTGGAAACTGCCGGTCCTTTTTATCTGCGAAAACAACCTTTACGCCATGGGGACAGCGCTGAAATACACACAGGCCGTCAGGGATCTCGCCCGCAAGGCTGCAAGCTATGACGTGGCTTCCGCCGCTGTAGACGGGATGGATGTTCTGGCGGTCGAGGCGGCTGCAAAAAAAGCGGTGGAGGCCGTTCGCTCCGGCGAGGGACCTCATTTCCTGGAATGTCTCACCTATCGTTTTCGGGCTCATTCCATGTTCGACCCGGAGCTCTATCGGTCCAAAGCGGAGGTTGAAGAGTGGAAAAAGCGCTGCCCCATCGAGACGTTCATTCAGAGGCTCAAAAGTGAAGGGCTCATGAGCGATGCGGACCTGGAGGAAATCGAGCGCGACATCGCTCGGGAAATCAACGAAGCAGTCGCCTTCGCCGAGGCTTGCACCTGGGAGCCCCTCGAAGACCTGACCCGCTTCGTCTATTCGGAACGGAGGATACCATGA
- the acsA gene encoding acetate--CoA ligase: MLWTPIQKQPESWTVLPNLLDYSSTMAHFSWEDIRRELEGLPGGKGLNIAHEAVDRHADGPLRDHVALRWLGSEGATRDFTYGELKGQSNRFANVLRGLGIGKGDTVSVLADRIPELYIAALGTLKNTSVFCPLFSAFGPEPIYQRLSKGDAKVLVTSQRRYSQKVSHLMDTLPKLQHVLLVDAEDHLGKGLLSLPRLLAESSEVFSIPPTDPEDSAFLHFTSGTTGMPKGAIHVHNAVLTHYVTGKYVMDFHPGDIFWCTADPGWITGTSYGIVAPLLHGITNIIDEADFDAMRWCHILESEKVSIWYTAPTAIRRFMRLSLEPSRHYDLRHLRVIHSVGEPLNPEAVVWGQKAMGLPIHDNWWQTETGGIMIANFPAMEIRPGSMGRPIPGVEAAIVRRIDKDTVEVIEEPEIQGDLALRPGWPSMFRGYLHDEERYRKCFVGGWYLTGDLAKRDADGYFWFVGRADDIIKTSGHMVGPFEVESTLMEHPAVAEAGVIGKPDPLIGEIVKAFVALKPGINPSEELRLELIGFARKKLGSAVAPKEIDFQPNLPKNKAGKIMRRLLKARELGLPEGDLSTLENN; the protein is encoded by the coding sequence TTGCTTTGGACGCCCATTCAAAAGCAGCCTGAATCATGGACCGTACTTCCGAACCTCCTGGATTATTCCAGCACCATGGCTCATTTCTCATGGGAGGATATCCGCCGTGAATTGGAAGGCCTTCCCGGAGGCAAAGGGCTCAATATCGCTCACGAAGCGGTCGACCGCCATGCCGATGGGCCGCTCCGCGACCACGTGGCTCTGCGATGGCTCGGGAGCGAAGGCGCGACCCGTGACTTCACCTATGGTGAACTGAAAGGGCAGAGCAACCGCTTTGCCAATGTTCTCAGAGGGCTGGGAATAGGAAAGGGAGACACGGTCTCCGTTTTGGCAGACCGCATTCCAGAGCTGTACATCGCCGCTCTGGGGACTCTCAAAAACACGAGCGTCTTCTGCCCCCTCTTCTCCGCCTTCGGTCCGGAGCCCATCTATCAGCGGCTGAGCAAAGGAGACGCAAAAGTCCTGGTGACTTCACAGCGTCGATACAGCCAGAAGGTGAGCCACCTGATGGACACTCTGCCCAAGCTGCAGCACGTGCTCCTGGTGGATGCGGAAGACCATTTGGGGAAAGGCCTACTGTCGCTTCCCCGGCTCTTGGCGGAGTCATCCGAGGTATTTTCCATCCCACCGACCGATCCCGAGGACAGTGCGTTTCTGCATTTTACGAGCGGCACTACGGGGATGCCCAAGGGTGCGATCCATGTACACAATGCCGTCCTCACCCATTACGTGACCGGCAAATATGTCATGGATTTTCACCCGGGAGACATCTTCTGGTGCACGGCCGACCCGGGATGGATCACAGGCACTTCCTATGGGATTGTTGCGCCCCTGCTCCACGGGATCACCAACATCATTGATGAAGCGGATTTCGACGCAATGCGATGGTGTCACATCCTGGAGTCCGAGAAGGTAAGCATCTGGTACACGGCGCCCACGGCCATCCGCAGATTCATGCGGCTGAGCCTTGAACCGAGCCGGCATTACGATCTCCGTCACCTGCGCGTCATTCACAGCGTCGGCGAACCGCTCAACCCCGAGGCGGTCGTCTGGGGCCAGAAGGCCATGGGGCTCCCCATCCATGACAACTGGTGGCAGACCGAAACGGGCGGCATCATGATCGCCAACTTCCCCGCCATGGAAATCCGGCCCGGTTCCATGGGACGCCCCATTCCCGGCGTCGAGGCCGCCATCGTCCGGCGCATCGACAAGGATACCGTGGAAGTGATCGAAGAGCCTGAAATACAGGGAGACCTTGCACTCCGGCCGGGCTGGCCTTCCATGTTCCGGGGGTATCTGCACGACGAGGAGCGCTACAGGAAGTGCTTCGTCGGCGGATGGTATCTGACGGGAGACCTGGCGAAGCGCGACGCAGACGGCTACTTTTGGTTCGTCGGTCGCGCCGACGACATCATCAAGACATCCGGCCACATGGTGGGTCCCTTCGAAGTGGAGAGCACCCTCATGGAGCACCCCGCTGTAGCTGAAGCGGGAGTCATAGGAAAACCGGACCCTCTCATTGGAGAAATAGTAAAAGCGTTCGTCGCCCTCAAGCCAGGAATAAATCCAAGTGAGGAGCTTCGCCTGGAGCTCATCGGTTTTGCCCGCAAGAAGCTGGGTTCGGCGGTGGCGCCCAAGGAGATCGATTTTCAGCCCAACCTTCCCAAAAACAAGGCCGGCAAGATCATGCGGCGGCTGCTCAAGGCCCGCGAACTGGGTCTGCCCGAAGGCGATCTGTCTACCCTGGAGAACAACTAA
- a CDS encoding alpha-ketoacid dehydrogenase subunit beta: MSNGVESMQKLTYREAVREAIREAMRKDERVFLMGEDVGRYGGCFAVSKGLLEEFGPERIIDTPLSESGFTGAGIGAALGGMRPIVEIMTVNFSLLAADQIVNNAAVYLHMSGGLFNVPIVIRMATGGGRQVAAQHSRSLEGWYAHIPGIKVLSPATVEDARGMLWTALEDPDPVLIFENSGLYNMEGMLPADAGPVDIDKARIRREGKDITIISYSASLIKSLDAAEILSKEGIEAEVIDLRTLRPLDEKTFLDSVARTHRALIVDEGWRTGSISAEISARIMEGAFYELDAPVERLCTVEVPLPYAKHLEDAALPQVDKIVDIVRKMVETNG; encoded by the coding sequence ATGAGCAACGGCGTTGAGAGCATGCAGAAGCTCACTTACCGGGAGGCTGTGCGCGAAGCCATCCGGGAGGCCATGCGAAAAGACGAGAGGGTTTTCCTCATGGGGGAGGATGTCGGCCGATACGGGGGGTGCTTCGCCGTGAGCAAGGGGTTGCTCGAGGAGTTCGGTCCGGAGAGGATCATCGATACCCCTCTTTCGGAATCCGGGTTCACGGGAGCGGGCATCGGCGCCGCCCTCGGCGGGATGCGGCCCATCGTGGAGATCATGACGGTCAACTTCAGCCTTCTGGCTGCCGATCAGATTGTCAACAACGCCGCCGTTTATCTCCACATGTCCGGAGGGCTCTTCAATGTGCCCATCGTCATCCGGATGGCGACGGGAGGCGGCCGGCAGGTGGCGGCTCAGCACTCCCGCAGCCTTGAAGGCTGGTATGCCCACATCCCCGGAATAAAAGTGCTGAGTCCCGCAACGGTCGAGGACGCACGGGGCATGCTCTGGACCGCCCTGGAAGATCCGGACCCGGTGCTCATCTTCGAGAACAGCGGACTTTACAACATGGAAGGCATGCTTCCCGCCGATGCCGGTCCAGTCGATATCGACAAGGCCCGTATCCGAAGAGAGGGCAAAGACATCACCATCATCAGCTACTCGGCAAGTCTCATCAAGTCCCTGGATGCTGCGGAAATCCTCTCGAAGGAAGGGATTGAAGCGGAGGTGATCGACCTGCGAACGCTGCGCCCCCTCGATGAAAAGACCTTCCTGGATTCGGTGGCCAGGACGCATCGTGCACTCATCGTGGATGAGGGATGGCGCACCGGGAGCATCTCCGCAGAGATCAGCGCACGAATCATGGAGGGCGCCTTTTACGAACTTGATGCTCCCGTGGAGCGCCTTTGTACCGTAGAAGTGCCCTTGCCGTATGCCAAGCACCTCGAGGACGCGGCCCTGCCTCAGGTGGACAAGATCGTAGACATCGTCAGGAAAATGGTG
- the cfa gene encoding cyclopropane fatty acyl phospholipid synthase, with protein MFRENFRKKIQELLTSVDIEIGGNRPWDIQIHNDEFYPRLFQGGSLALGESYMDGWWDCSRLDEFFFRILRSELDKKVKLKTYYADMLKARLLNLQKPSRNCRDVQHHYDIGNNLYRCMLDDLMIYSCGYWETASTLEEAQISKLDLVCRKLDLQPGMEVLDIGCGWGGTAKFAAEKYHVKVVGITVSKQQAEYAKELCRSLPVDIRLQDYRSIDGTFDRIVSIGMFEHVGYKNYPTLMHVARKCLKEDGLFLLHTIGGNESVTNTDPWIDRYIFPHSMLPSAKQICSAVEGIFVLEDWHSFGADYDKTLMHWFRNFHESWEILKKDYDERFYRMWKYYLLSCAASFRARMNQLWQVVLSPKGVLGGYKPERYIPFPERTSGT; from the coding sequence ATGTTTCGGGAGAATTTCCGCAAAAAGATTCAAGAACTGTTAACCTCAGTCGATATTGAAATCGGGGGGAACCGGCCTTGGGACATACAGATCCACAATGATGAATTCTATCCGAGGTTGTTTCAGGGAGGGTCGCTGGCTCTGGGAGAATCCTATATGGACGGCTGGTGGGATTGCTCCAGGCTCGATGAATTCTTTTTCAGGATTCTGCGGTCTGAATTGGACAAGAAAGTCAAGCTCAAAACCTATTATGCAGACATGCTGAAAGCCCGCTTGTTGAACCTCCAGAAGCCGTCACGCAACTGCAGGGACGTTCAACACCATTACGACATTGGCAACAACCTTTACCGGTGCATGCTCGACGATCTCATGATCTACAGCTGCGGCTATTGGGAGACGGCATCCACTCTTGAGGAAGCGCAGATATCCAAGTTGGATCTTGTGTGCCGGAAGCTGGATCTGCAACCGGGAATGGAGGTGCTGGATATCGGTTGTGGCTGGGGTGGCACCGCAAAATTTGCCGCTGAAAAATACCATGTCAAAGTTGTGGGCATCACTGTTTCGAAGCAGCAGGCGGAATATGCAAAAGAATTGTGTCGTAGCCTTCCCGTCGATATCCGTTTGCAGGATTATCGAAGCATTGACGGTACCTTCGACCGCATTGTATCCATCGGCATGTTTGAACATGTCGGATACAAGAACTATCCTACTTTGATGCATGTCGCCAGAAAATGTTTGAAAGAAGATGGGCTCTTTTTACTCCATACGATCGGCGGAAACGAATCTGTCACGAATACCGACCCCTGGATAGACCGTTATATTTTCCCCCATTCCATGCTGCCCTCTGCAAAGCAGATATGCTCGGCCGTAGAAGGGATATTTGTACTGGAAGATTGGCACAGCTTTGGCGCCGATTATGACAAGACGCTCATGCACTGGTTCCGGAACTTCCATGAGAGCTGGGAGATCCTCAAAAAAGATTATGACGAACGATTCTACCGCATGTGGAAATACTATCTGCTCTCCTGCGCCGCGTCCTTCAGGGCGAGAATGAACCAGTTGTGGCAAGTGGTCCTCTCCCCCAAGGGAGTTCTTGGAGGTTATAAACCGGAGCGTTATATTCCCTTCCCCGAAAGAACTTCAGGGACATGA
- a CDS encoding universal stress protein: MKILVATDGSKQSMKAVHRALKMAEQEGAQVTLITVASYLAADFAELPLDIRERFKAMSMKVLDDAKALFDAKGISAETVLSEGVVAANSILRLAEEGGFDEIILGSTGTTGLVRALIGSTASKVVSHAPCTVTVVR, from the coding sequence ATGAAGATTCTGGTGGCAACAGATGGTTCCAAGCAATCCATGAAAGCTGTGCACAGGGCATTGAAAATGGCCGAGCAAGAGGGTGCGCAGGTTACCCTGATAACGGTGGCTTCTTATCTTGCAGCAGATTTCGCTGAATTGCCATTGGATATCAGGGAAAGGTTTAAAGCAATGTCGATGAAGGTTTTAGATGATGCCAAAGCTCTTTTTGATGCAAAGGGCATTTCTGCCGAAACAGTGCTGTCGGAAGGCGTTGTGGCCGCCAACAGCATCTTGAGACTGGCGGAGGAAGGCGGTTTTGATGAGATTATTCTTGGGAGCACTGGAACAACCGGTCTCGTCAGGGCTCTCATCGGAAGCACCGCCTCAAAAGTAGTATCGCATGCTCCCTGCACCGTTACCGTGGTCAGATAG
- a CDS encoding DUF1269 domain-containing protein: protein MGHFADYASKRLGVRLPEEYAGFMENYGKRLSEDPIHKKSWLGGLGSPDFVIGTTLAFRSSIPKFSMENVVIGYVGVKTIIVNKAYEEIDEYLMLNTRDGSILAVDSFGATNRLAASFEEWVGPELFRARLREKYTSNLTVIVFDDELKAEEARLKLLKLQRSGFIDLEDAVVVVKEADGRVRYHQMHRPARKGGFAGSITGLIVGSILLSPLIGAVLGAVTGAVSASLTDVGVDDQFMKDLSEEFKPGSSALFTLVRRADPERVAEECFGFGGKVLMNSVSREREALIQAYLDGTAEGIEKKQ from the coding sequence ATGGGACATTTTGCGGACTATGCTTCAAAGAGGTTGGGGGTCAGGCTTCCTGAAGAGTATGCCGGCTTCATGGAAAACTATGGAAAAAGGCTGTCGGAAGATCCCATCCACAAAAAGAGCTGGCTTGGCGGATTGGGTTCCCCTGATTTCGTGATTGGGACCACTCTCGCTTTTCGCTCATCGATACCCAAATTCTCAATGGAGAACGTGGTGATCGGCTATGTCGGCGTCAAGACCATCATCGTCAATAAGGCCTATGAAGAAATCGACGAATACCTCATGCTGAACACGCGAGACGGAAGCATCCTCGCGGTGGATTCTTTCGGTGCGACAAACAGGCTTGCAGCAAGCTTTGAGGAGTGGGTCGGACCGGAACTTTTCAGGGCGAGGCTCAGGGAGAAATATACGAGCAACCTTACCGTCATCGTTTTCGATGACGAACTGAAAGCCGAGGAAGCGCGTCTCAAGCTCCTGAAGCTCCAGCGCAGCGGATTCATCGATCTGGAGGATGCTGTAGTTGTTGTCAAGGAAGCTGACGGTAGGGTCAGGTACCATCAGATGCACAGGCCGGCAAGGAAGGGAGGATTTGCGGGGAGTATCACGGGGCTCATCGTTGGCAGCATCCTTCTCAGCCCTTTGATCGGGGCTGTTTTGGGTGCAGTCACAGGGGCGGTGTCCGCTTCTCTAACGGATGTGGGAGTCGACGACCAGTTCATGAAAGATCTTTCTGAAGAATTCAAGCCCGGAAGCTCTGCCCTGTTCACTCTGGTGAGAAGGGCCGACCCGGAGCGGGTGGCAGAGGAGTGCTTCGGCTTCGGAGGCAAGGTGCTGATGAACTCGGTGAGCAGGGAAAGGGAGGCTCTCATACAGGCATATCTCGATGGAACGGCGGAAGGCATCGAGAAGAAACAGTGA
- a CDS encoding Hsp20/alpha crystallin family protein: MMDLIPWSPQKELTSLRKEMDNLLNRFFGESRFPSLFSQEWSPAVDISETDECIYVKAELPGLEAKDIDVSLVGDRLTIKGEKTKEAEKKGEHFHSIERYSGSFQRSFRLPSTVQMEKIEATFEKGILTVVLPKTEEAKSKEIKITVK; the protein is encoded by the coding sequence ATGATGGACCTTATACCTTGGAGCCCTCAAAAAGAATTGACTTCGTTGCGCAAGGAAATGGACAATCTTTTGAACAGGTTCTTCGGTGAGAGCCGGTTCCCCTCTCTTTTTTCTCAGGAATGGAGTCCCGCGGTCGATATATCCGAAACGGACGAATGCATTTACGTGAAAGCCGAGCTGCCTGGTCTTGAGGCCAAGGATATCGACGTCAGCCTCGTGGGGGATCGTCTCACCATAAAAGGGGAGAAGACAAAGGAGGCGGAGAAAAAGGGCGAGCATTTCCATTCCATCGAGAGGTATTCCGGATCCTTTCAACGTTCTTTCCGACTGCCGTCCACCGTTCAAATGGAAAAAATCGAGGCAACTTTCGAGAAGGGAATACTGACCGTAGTGTTGCCCAAAACGGAAGAGGCCAAGTCGAAGGAGATCAAAATCACGGTCAAATGA
- a CDS encoding TraR/DksA C4-type zinc finger protein, with amino-acid sequence MTEQDLTHLRTLLLQRRREVFTRLHQFEADWQALGERDIELEEEAQKTDITTLYDRLDERTKEEIEAIDLALCKMAAGSYGICEECEALISYGRLKAIPETRLCVACARRFEKKQKRLRRPHELIPCAALPEEYRNMSDEELELLIIEHLRNDGRVELDELEISCRRGMVYLEGLLPDEVEHQILLQILTDVMGLTSVVDLIGTDEIAWEREDRTPGKVVPPPLEAEPPASVGRDYSEDVFESLEEGIPYTPPEGPVPEKE; translated from the coding sequence ATGACGGAACAAGATTTGACACACCTCCGGACCCTACTTCTCCAGCGTCGAAGAGAGGTTTTCACGCGACTTCATCAGTTTGAAGCGGACTGGCAGGCCTTGGGCGAGCGCGACATCGAACTCGAGGAAGAAGCTCAAAAAACTGACATCACCACCCTGTATGATCGCCTGGACGAACGGACAAAGGAGGAAATCGAAGCCATCGATCTGGCGCTTTGCAAGATGGCTGCGGGTTCCTACGGCATATGCGAGGAATGTGAAGCGCTCATCTCTTATGGACGCCTGAAGGCGATTCCCGAGACGCGTTTGTGCGTTGCATGCGCCCGACGGTTCGAGAAAAAGCAAAAGAGACTGCGTCGCCCTCACGAACTCATACCCTGCGCAGCCTTACCCGAGGAATACCGGAACATGAGCGATGAAGAACTGGAATTGCTCATCATAGAACATCTCCGCAACGATGGAAGAGTCGAACTGGACGAGTTGGAAATTTCATGTCGGCGGGGAATGGTCTATCTGGAAGGGCTTCTCCCCGACGAAGTCGAACACCAGATCCTGTTGCAGATTCTGACCGACGTTATGGGCCTCACGTCGGTTGTCGATCTCATCGGGACAGACGAAATAGCCTGGGAGCGAGAGGACCGAACACCCGGTAAGGTGGTGCCGCCCCCCCTTGAGGCGGAGCCTCCGGCATCCGTAGGCCGTGACTACAGTGAGGATGTGTTCGAATCCCTGGAGGAGGGAATTCCTTATACCCCACCCGAAGGGCCGGTTCCGGAGAAAGAATGA
- a CDS encoding HlyD family secretion protein, whose translation MRNKLLFALAILGIVAGFVSAYIYSTQKKALPPVFNPAPNPYVKGIYTNGIVESYQSNGENINIFPEVSGTVAQIPVVEGAKVRRGDPLLVMDDSIQRALVEQQKAQADAAQALLQQLKAQPRKETLEVSKAQVDFAAASYKTSLAQYEKQKKSYELNPKSVSPDQLDNAENAAKAAQANLLVAQKQYELTKAGAWIYDIRNQQYQYEALSKALASSKALLEKYTLRAPVDGVILAVNTAVGSFISPQGAYGTYTQGFNPIIVMATSAPYCGVRCYIDEILIARLPPPDQMNARMFFRGTNISVPLEYERVQPYVIPKIELSNQRTERVDVRVLPILFRFKPLKDMAVYPGQLVDVYVESK comes from the coding sequence ATGAGGAATAAGCTGCTGTTTGCTTTGGCGATCCTAGGCATTGTGGCAGGCTTTGTCAGCGCCTATATCTACAGCACTCAGAAGAAAGCGTTGCCTCCAGTCTTCAATCCCGCACCCAACCCCTATGTAAAAGGCATTTATACAAATGGCATCGTTGAAAGCTACCAGTCGAATGGAGAAAACATCAATATATTCCCCGAAGTATCGGGAACAGTCGCGCAGATCCCTGTAGTCGAAGGCGCAAAGGTGCGCCGGGGCGATCCGTTGCTCGTCATGGACGATTCCATCCAGCGAGCGCTCGTCGAGCAGCAGAAGGCCCAGGCTGATGCCGCGCAGGCTCTGCTGCAGCAGCTCAAGGCTCAACCGAGAAAAGAAACTCTCGAAGTATCGAAAGCACAGGTAGATTTTGCGGCGGCAAGCTACAAGACTTCTCTGGCCCAATATGAAAAGCAGAAGAAATCTTATGAATTGAACCCCAAGTCGGTGAGCCCGGATCAACTGGATAATGCAGAGAATGCAGCCAAAGCGGCCCAGGCGAACCTCCTGGTAGCACAGAAACAGTATGAACTGACCAAGGCGGGAGCCTGGATTTATGATATACGAAACCAGCAGTATCAATATGAAGCCTTGTCAAAAGCCCTGGCGAGTTCAAAAGCGCTCTTGGAAAAATACACTCTGCGTGCTCCTGTCGATGGAGTGATTCTCGCGGTCAACACCGCTGTCGGCAGTTTCATATCTCCTCAGGGTGCTTATGGAACCTATACGCAAGGTTTCAACCCTATCATCGTCATGGCGACTTCCGCGCCCTATTGCGGGGTGAGGTGCTACATCGATGAGATTCTCATCGCAAGGCTTCCTCCGCCGGACCAGATGAATGCCCGAATGTTTTTCAGGGGAACGAACATCAGTGTACCCCTGGAATACGAACGAGTGCAGCCATACGTCATCCCCAAGATCGAGCTTTCGAATCAGAGGACCGAGAGAGTCGACGTCAGAGTGCTGCCGATTTTGTTTCGGTTCAAACCTCTGAAGGACATGGCTGTCTATCCCGGCCAACTGGTGGATGTCTATGTGGAATCGAAATGA